In Strix aluco isolate bStrAlu1 chromosome 33, bStrAlu1.hap1, whole genome shotgun sequence, the following proteins share a genomic window:
- the DHX34 gene encoding putative ATP-dependent RNA helicase DHX34 isoform X2 — protein sequence MAAAELEQEAEGSRRGLAPPPWDWDCAATRRRLEQLYFRDHDYLRAGSDDVRDFWAFFERLRRFQNRKNAGEPPPERPDATAGPPGRRRLDLPRRYDPRYRINLSVPHAAAEADVPQKRLREFRGALLHFLDFTQKQNFAKLAKIQRERAALPIAQYRERLLRAVAESQVVVVAGDTGCGKSTQVPQFLLAAGYSHVACSQPRRIACISLAKRVGYESLNQYGDEVGYQIRFESRRSPATRVLFLTEGVLLRQAQRDPALPGYRVLIADEVHERHLHGDVLLGLLRRLLPARPDLKLILMSATINIRLFARYFGDAPVLQVPGRLFPISVVYRPVPREEAAAGPRERLDPLPYLRVLEAIDRAHAPQERGDLLVFLSGVAEIGAVQEAAQAYAARTQRWVVLPLHSTLSLAEQDKVFDVAPPGVRKCILATNIAETSVTIDGVRFVLDSGKVKEMSYDPQGKLQRLQEFWISRASAEQRKGRAGRTGPGVCYRLYAESDYDAFAPYPVPEIQRVALDALVLQLKSMKLGDPRDFPFLEPPPASSLETALRYLQDQGALDEAEDLTPIGTLLAQLPVDVVVDADPGSPFRPGRAHPERGGHAERPVSLPAPRPPQPRRRRGPAAPREPPRRRPDAAQRLQRVKSERSGNSRKWCRRRGLEEHRLYEAANLRRQFQELLREQQLLEETSGAPSDSYSRQSRHRERRELRRLWRSHAQSEGRKRKVLRLRDGAAPSSEEEEDGGSCGQGERAIDIQDVKFKLRHDVGELQAASSSTLSSSQLTLLKLVLCRGLYPQLALPDPLNSGRRDSDQIFHTKTKQGVVLHPTSVFATSPELLHAEEAPERGDTKAPAEGLSHHHQLLAFVSLLETNKPYLVNCVRVPALQALLLFSRSLDTSADCARLVADGWLEVTVPDADSALRLLSAALQLRSAWEKLLHQLLEYRGEEPGHHRPSPRDVAALTRGLLEFLRTEVPYRLRQLSALEKQHLYIGPQTVAAAPRLPGLFQGTELKPDEVKGGHRVTDFLTYNCLATDTDLYSECLRSFWTCPHCHLHMPFTPLERVCHESACRPHEAPPAEAPESPSRGSALHRSYRCDVCQRDFTFTPTEILRHKKQHR from the exons atGGCGGCCGCCGAGCTGGAGCAGGAGGCCGAGGGGTCCCGACGGGGCCTCGCGCCTCCCCCGTGGGACTGGGACTGCGCGGCCACGCGGCGCCGCCTGGAGCAGCTCTACTTCCGCGACCACGATTACCTCCGCGCCGGCTCCGACGACGTCCGCGACTTCTGGGCTTTCTTCGAGCGGCTCCGGCGTTTCCAGAACCGGAAAAACGCTGGAGAACCCCCCCCCGAGCGCCCCGACGCCACCGCGGgaccccccggccgccgccgcctcgacCTGCCGCGCCGCTACGACCCCCGGTACCGCATCAACCTGTCGGTGCCGCACGCGGCCGCCGAGGCCGACGTGCCCCAAAAGCGCCTCCGGGAGTTCCGCGGCGCTTTGCTGCACTTCCTGGATTTCACCCAAAAACAAAACTTCGCCAAACTGGCCAAAATCCAACGGGAACGGGCGGCGCTGCCCATCGCCCAGTACCGCGAGCGGCTGCTGCGCGCCGTGGCCGAGAgccaggtggtggtggtggccggCGACACGGGCTGCGGGAAGTCCACGCAGGTGCCGCAGTTCCTGCTGGCGGCCGGTTATAGCCACGTGGCTTGTAGCCAGCCGCGCCGCATCGCCTGCATCTCGCTGGCCAAGCGGGTGGGCTACGAGAGCCTGAACCAGTACGGGGACGAG gtGGGCTACCAGATCCGCTTCGAGAGCCGCCGCTCGCCGGCCACGCGGGTGCTCTTCCTGACCGAGGGGGTGCTGCTGCGGCAGGCGCAGCGCGACCCGGCGCTGCCGGGCTACCGGGTGCTCATCGCCGACGAGGTGCACGAGCGGCACCTGCACGGCGACGTCCTGCTGGGGCTCCTGCGGCGCctcctgcccgcccgccccgacCTCAAGCTCATCCTCATGTCGGCCACCATCAACATCCGCCTCTTCGCCCGCTACTTCGGCGACGCCCCGGTGCTGCAGGTCCCGGGGAGGCTCTTCCCCATCTCG GTCGTGTACCGGCCGGTGccgcgggaggaggcggcggcggggccgcgggagcGCCTGGACCCGCTGCCCTACCTGCGGGTGCTGGAGGCCATCGACCGCGCGCACGCGCCGCAGGAGCGCGGGGACCTGCTGGTGTTCCTCAGCGGCGTGGCCGAGATCGGCGCCGTGCAGGAGGCGGCGCAGGCCTACGCCGCGCGCACCCAGCGCTGGGTCGTGCTGCCGCTGCACAGCACCCTCTCCCTCGCCGAGCAGGATAAG GTGTTCGACGTGGCCCCTCCCGGCGTCCGTAAGTGCATCCTGGCCACCAACATCGCCGAGACCTCGGTGACGATCGACGGCGTCCGCTTCGTCCTGGATTCGG GGAAGGTGAAGGAGATGAGCTACGACCCCCAGGGCAAGCTGCAGCGCCTGCAGGAGTTCTGGATCAGCCGGGCCAGCGCCGAGCAGCGCAAGGGACGCGCCGGCAGGACGGGCCCTGGTGTTTGCTACCGGCTTTACGCCGAATCCGACTACGACGCCTTTGCCCCCTACCCCGTGCCGGAGATCCAGCGCGTGGCGCTCGACGCTCTGGTGCTGCAG TTGAAGAGCATGAAGCTGGGCGACCCCCGAGATTTCCCCTTCCTGGAGCCTCCTCCCGCCTCGAGCCTGGAGACGGCCCTGCGCTACCTGCAGGACCAGGGAGCCCTGGACGAGGCCGAAGACCTGACGCCCATCGGGACCCTTCTGGCCCAGCTGCCGGTGGACGTGGTGGTCG ATGCTGATCCTGGGAGCCCTTTTCGGCCTGGCCGAGCCCACCCTGAGCGTGGCGGCCACGCTGAGCGTCCCGTCTCCCTTCCTGCGCCCCGCCCACCCCAACCCCGACggcgccgcggcccggcggcCCCTCGAGAGCCCCCACGGCGACGCCCTGACGCTGCTCAACGTCTTCAACGA GTGAAATCGGAACGAAGCGGCAACTCCCGGAAATGGTGTCGGCGACGGGGGCTGGAGGAGCATCGGCTTTACGAAGCCGCCAACCTGCGGCGGCAGTTTCAG GAGCTTCTTCGAGAGCAACAGCTGCTGGAGGAAACCTCGGGCGCTCCCAGCGACAGCTACAGCCGGCAGAGCCGGCACCGGGAGCGCCGCGAGCTGCGCCGGCTCTGGCGATCCCACGCCCAGAGCGAGGGGCGGAAGCGCAAAGTGCTGCGGCTGCGGGACGGGGCGGCCCCTTcctccgaggaggaggaggatggtggcTCCTGCGGGCAGGGCGAGCGCGCCATCGATATCCAG GACGTCAAGTTCAAGTTGCGGCACGACGTGGGGGAGCTGCAGGCCGCGTCCAGCTCGACGCTCTCCTCCTCGCAGCTCACCCTGCTCAAGCTGGTGCTGTGCCGGGGGCTCTACCCGCAGCTGGCTCTGCCCGACCCGCTCAACAGCGGCCGCCGGGACTCCGATCAG ATTTTTCACACCAAAACCAAGCAGGGCGTCGTGCTTCATCCCACCTCCGTCTTCGCTACCAGCCCGGAGCTGCTCCACGCCGAGGAGGCACCGGAACGCGGCGACACCAAAG cccccgcagAGGGGCTGAGCCACCACCACCAGCTCCTCGCTTTCGTCTCGCTGCTGGAGACCAACAAACCCTACCTGGTGAACTGCGTCCGCGTGCCGGCGCTGCAG GCTCTCCTGCTCTTCTCCCGCTCGCTGGACACCAGCGCGGACTGCGCCCGGCTGGTGGCCGACGGTTGGCTGGAGGTCACCGTCCCCGACGCCGACTCGGCCCTTCGCCTGCTCTCGGCCGCGCTGCAGCTTCGCTCCGCCTGGGAAAAACTCCTGCACCAGCTGCTGGAATATCGGGGGGAGGAACCGGGGCACCACCGGCCCAGCCCCCGGGACGTGGCCGCGCTCACCCGGGGGCTGCTGGAGTTCCTGCGGACGGAG GTGCCGTATCGCCTGCGCCAGCTCAGCGCCCTGGAGAAACAGCACCTCTACATCGGCCCCCAAACCGTggccgccgctccccggctcCCGGGGCTCTTCCAGGGGACGGAGCTGAAGCCGGACGAGGTGAAAGGTGGCCACAGGGTGACGGATTTTCTCACCTACAACTGCCTGGCT ACGGACACGGATCTCTACAGCGAGTGCCTGCGCAGCTTCTGGACGTGTCCCCACTGTCACCTCCACATGCCCTTCACCCCCCTCGAGCGGGTCTGCCACGAAAGCGCCTGCCGGCCCCACGAGG cccccccggctgAAGCCCCCGAGAGCCCGTCGCGGGGCTCGGCGCTGCACAGGTCCTACCGCTGCGACGTCTGCCAGCGGGATTTCACCTTCACCCCCACGGAAATCCTGCGGCACAAGAAGCAGCACCGGTGA
- the DHX34 gene encoding putative ATP-dependent RNA helicase DHX34 isoform X3 — MAAAELEQEAEGSRRGLAPPPWDWDCAATRRRLEQLYFRDHDYLRAGSDDVRDFWAFFERLRRFQNRKNAGEPPPERPDATAGPPGRRRLDLPRRYDPRYRINLSVPHAAAEADVPQKRLREFRGALLHFLDFTQKQNFAKLAKIQRERAALPIAQYRERLLRAVAESQVVVVAGDTGCGKSTQVPQFLLAAGYSHVACSQPRRIACISLAKRVGYESLNQYGDEVGYQIRFESRRSPATRVLFLTEGVLLRQAQRDPALPGYRVLIADEVHERHLHGDVLLGLLRRLLPARPDLKLILMSATINIRLFARYFGDAPVLQVPGRLFPISVVYRPVPREEAAAGPRERLDPLPYLRVLEAIDRAHAPQERGDLLVFLSGVAEIGAVQEAAQAYAARTQRWVVLPLHSTLSLAEQDKVFDVAPPGVRKCILATNIAETSVTIDGVRFVLDSGKVKEMSYDPQGKLQRLQEFWISRASAEQRKGRAGRTGPGVCYRLYAESDYDAFAPYPVPEIQRVALDALVLQLKSMKLGDPRDFPFLEPPPASSLETALRYLQDQGALDEAEDLTPIGTLLAQLPVDVVVDADPGSPFRPGRAHPERGGHAERPVSLPAPRPPQPRRRRGPAAPREPPRRRPDAAQRLQRVGAGEIGTKRQLPEMVSATGAGGASALRSRQPAAAVSGASSRATAAGGNLGRSQRQLQPAEPAPGAPRAAPALAIPRPERGAEAQSAAAAGRGGPFLRGGGGWWLLRAGRARHRYPGRQVQVAARRGGAAGRVQLDALLLAAHPAQAGAVPGALPAAGSARPAQQRPPGLRSDFSHQNQAGRRASSHLRLRYQPGAAPRRGGTGTRRHQSPRRGAEPPPPAPRFRLAAGDQQTLPGELRPRAGAAGSPALLPLAGHQRGLRPAGGRRLAGGHRPRRRLGPSPALGRAAASLRLGKTPAPAAGISGGGTGAPPAQPPGRGRAHPGAAGVPADGGAVSPAPAQRPGETAPLHRPPNRGRRSPAPGALPGDGAEAGRGERWPQGDGFSHLQLPGYGHGSLQRVPAQLLDVSPLSPPHALHPPRAGLPRKRLPAPRGPPG, encoded by the exons atGGCGGCCGCCGAGCTGGAGCAGGAGGCCGAGGGGTCCCGACGGGGCCTCGCGCCTCCCCCGTGGGACTGGGACTGCGCGGCCACGCGGCGCCGCCTGGAGCAGCTCTACTTCCGCGACCACGATTACCTCCGCGCCGGCTCCGACGACGTCCGCGACTTCTGGGCTTTCTTCGAGCGGCTCCGGCGTTTCCAGAACCGGAAAAACGCTGGAGAACCCCCCCCCGAGCGCCCCGACGCCACCGCGGgaccccccggccgccgccgcctcgacCTGCCGCGCCGCTACGACCCCCGGTACCGCATCAACCTGTCGGTGCCGCACGCGGCCGCCGAGGCCGACGTGCCCCAAAAGCGCCTCCGGGAGTTCCGCGGCGCTTTGCTGCACTTCCTGGATTTCACCCAAAAACAAAACTTCGCCAAACTGGCCAAAATCCAACGGGAACGGGCGGCGCTGCCCATCGCCCAGTACCGCGAGCGGCTGCTGCGCGCCGTGGCCGAGAgccaggtggtggtggtggccggCGACACGGGCTGCGGGAAGTCCACGCAGGTGCCGCAGTTCCTGCTGGCGGCCGGTTATAGCCACGTGGCTTGTAGCCAGCCGCGCCGCATCGCCTGCATCTCGCTGGCCAAGCGGGTGGGCTACGAGAGCCTGAACCAGTACGGGGACGAG gtGGGCTACCAGATCCGCTTCGAGAGCCGCCGCTCGCCGGCCACGCGGGTGCTCTTCCTGACCGAGGGGGTGCTGCTGCGGCAGGCGCAGCGCGACCCGGCGCTGCCGGGCTACCGGGTGCTCATCGCCGACGAGGTGCACGAGCGGCACCTGCACGGCGACGTCCTGCTGGGGCTCCTGCGGCGCctcctgcccgcccgccccgacCTCAAGCTCATCCTCATGTCGGCCACCATCAACATCCGCCTCTTCGCCCGCTACTTCGGCGACGCCCCGGTGCTGCAGGTCCCGGGGAGGCTCTTCCCCATCTCG GTCGTGTACCGGCCGGTGccgcgggaggaggcggcggcggggccgcgggagcGCCTGGACCCGCTGCCCTACCTGCGGGTGCTGGAGGCCATCGACCGCGCGCACGCGCCGCAGGAGCGCGGGGACCTGCTGGTGTTCCTCAGCGGCGTGGCCGAGATCGGCGCCGTGCAGGAGGCGGCGCAGGCCTACGCCGCGCGCACCCAGCGCTGGGTCGTGCTGCCGCTGCACAGCACCCTCTCCCTCGCCGAGCAGGATAAG GTGTTCGACGTGGCCCCTCCCGGCGTCCGTAAGTGCATCCTGGCCACCAACATCGCCGAGACCTCGGTGACGATCGACGGCGTCCGCTTCGTCCTGGATTCGG GGAAGGTGAAGGAGATGAGCTACGACCCCCAGGGCAAGCTGCAGCGCCTGCAGGAGTTCTGGATCAGCCGGGCCAGCGCCGAGCAGCGCAAGGGACGCGCCGGCAGGACGGGCCCTGGTGTTTGCTACCGGCTTTACGCCGAATCCGACTACGACGCCTTTGCCCCCTACCCCGTGCCGGAGATCCAGCGCGTGGCGCTCGACGCTCTGGTGCTGCAG TTGAAGAGCATGAAGCTGGGCGACCCCCGAGATTTCCCCTTCCTGGAGCCTCCTCCCGCCTCGAGCCTGGAGACGGCCCTGCGCTACCTGCAGGACCAGGGAGCCCTGGACGAGGCCGAAGACCTGACGCCCATCGGGACCCTTCTGGCCCAGCTGCCGGTGGACGTGGTGGTCG ATGCTGATCCTGGGAGCCCTTTTCGGCCTGGCCGAGCCCACCCTGAGCGTGGCGGCCACGCTGAGCGTCCCGTCTCCCTTCCTGCGCCCCGCCCACCCCAACCCCGACggcgccgcggcccggcggcCCCTCGAGAGCCCCCACGGCGACGCCCTGACGCTGCTCAACGTCTTCAACGAGTGGGTGCAG GTGAAATCGGAACGAAGCGGCAACTCCCGGAAATGGTGTCGGCGACGGGGGCTGGAGGAGCATCGGCTTTACGAAGCCGCCAACCTGCGGCGGCAGTTTCAG GAGCTTCTTCGAGAGCAACAGCTGCTGGAGGAAACCTCGGGCGCTCCCAGCGACAGCTACAGCCGGCAGAGCCGGCACCGGGAGCGCCGCGAGCTGCGCCGGCTCTGGCGATCCCACGCCCAGAGCGAGGGGCGGAAGCGCAAAGTGCTGCGGCTGCGGGACGGGGCGGCCCCTTcctccgaggaggaggaggatggtggcTCCTGCGGGCAGGGCGAGCGCGCCATCGATATCCAG GACGTCAAGTTCAAGTTGCGGCACGACGTGGGGGAGCTGCAGGCCGCGTCCAGCTCGACGCTCTCCTCCTCGCAGCTCACCCTGCTCAAGCTGGTGCTGTGCCGGGGGCTCTACCCGCAGCTGGCTCTGCCCGACCCGCTCAACAGCGGCCGCCGGGACTCCGATCAG ATTTTTCACACCAAAACCAAGCAGGGCGTCGTGCTTCATCCCACCTCCGTCTTCGCTACCAGCCCGGAGCTGCTCCACGCCGAGGAGGCACCGGAACGCGGCGACACCAAAG cccccgcagAGGGGCTGAGCCACCACCACCAGCTCCTCGCTTTCGTCTCGCTGCTGGAGACCAACAAACCCTACCTGGTGAACTGCGTCCGCGTGCCGGCGCTGCAG GCTCTCCTGCTCTTCTCCCGCTCGCTGGACACCAGCGCGGACTGCGCCCGGCTGGTGGCCGACGGTTGGCTGGAGGTCACCGTCCCCGACGCCGACTCGGCCCTTCGCCTGCTCTCGGCCGCGCTGCAGCTTCGCTCCGCCTGGGAAAAACTCCTGCACCAGCTGCTGGAATATCGGGGGGAGGAACCGGGGCACCACCGGCCCAGCCCCCGGGACGTGGCCGCGCTCACCCGGGGGCTGCTGGAGTTCCTGCGGACGGAG GTGCCGTATCGCCTGCGCCAGCTCAGCGCCCTGGAGAAACAGCACCTCTACATCGGCCCCCAAACCGTggccgccgctccccggctcCCGGGGCTCTTCCAGGGGACGGAGCTGAAGCCGGACGAGGTGAAAGGTGGCCACAGGGTGACGGATTTTCTCACCTACAACTGCCTGGCT ACGGACACGGATCTCTACAGCGAGTGCCTGCGCAGCTTCTGGACGTGTCCCCACTGTCACCTCCACATGCCCTTCACCCCCCTCGAGCGGGTCTGCCACGAAAGCGCCTGCCGGCCCCACGAGG cccccccggctgA
- the DHX34 gene encoding putative ATP-dependent RNA helicase DHX34 isoform X1, translating into MAAAELEQEAEGSRRGLAPPPWDWDCAATRRRLEQLYFRDHDYLRAGSDDVRDFWAFFERLRRFQNRKNAGEPPPERPDATAGPPGRRRLDLPRRYDPRYRINLSVPHAAAEADVPQKRLREFRGALLHFLDFTQKQNFAKLAKIQRERAALPIAQYRERLLRAVAESQVVVVAGDTGCGKSTQVPQFLLAAGYSHVACSQPRRIACISLAKRVGYESLNQYGDEVGYQIRFESRRSPATRVLFLTEGVLLRQAQRDPALPGYRVLIADEVHERHLHGDVLLGLLRRLLPARPDLKLILMSATINIRLFARYFGDAPVLQVPGRLFPISVVYRPVPREEAAAGPRERLDPLPYLRVLEAIDRAHAPQERGDLLVFLSGVAEIGAVQEAAQAYAARTQRWVVLPLHSTLSLAEQDKVFDVAPPGVRKCILATNIAETSVTIDGVRFVLDSGKVKEMSYDPQGKLQRLQEFWISRASAEQRKGRAGRTGPGVCYRLYAESDYDAFAPYPVPEIQRVALDALVLQLKSMKLGDPRDFPFLEPPPASSLETALRYLQDQGALDEAEDLTPIGTLLAQLPVDVVVGKMLILGALFGLAEPTLSVAATLSVPSPFLRPAHPNPDGAAARRPLESPHGDALTLLNVFNEWVQVKSERSGNSRKWCRRRGLEEHRLYEAANLRRQFQELLREQQLLEETSGAPSDSYSRQSRHRERRELRRLWRSHAQSEGRKRKVLRLRDGAAPSSEEEEDGGSCGQGERAIDIQDVKFKLRHDVGELQAASSSTLSSSQLTLLKLVLCRGLYPQLALPDPLNSGRRDSDQIFHTKTKQGVVLHPTSVFATSPELLHAEEAPERGDTKAPAEGLSHHHQLLAFVSLLETNKPYLVNCVRVPALQALLLFSRSLDTSADCARLVADGWLEVTVPDADSALRLLSAALQLRSAWEKLLHQLLEYRGEEPGHHRPSPRDVAALTRGLLEFLRTEVPYRLRQLSALEKQHLYIGPQTVAAAPRLPGLFQGTELKPDEVKGGHRVTDFLTYNCLATDTDLYSECLRSFWTCPHCHLHMPFTPLERVCHESACRPHEAPPAEAPESPSRGSALHRSYRCDVCQRDFTFTPTEILRHKKQHR; encoded by the exons atGGCGGCCGCCGAGCTGGAGCAGGAGGCCGAGGGGTCCCGACGGGGCCTCGCGCCTCCCCCGTGGGACTGGGACTGCGCGGCCACGCGGCGCCGCCTGGAGCAGCTCTACTTCCGCGACCACGATTACCTCCGCGCCGGCTCCGACGACGTCCGCGACTTCTGGGCTTTCTTCGAGCGGCTCCGGCGTTTCCAGAACCGGAAAAACGCTGGAGAACCCCCCCCCGAGCGCCCCGACGCCACCGCGGgaccccccggccgccgccgcctcgacCTGCCGCGCCGCTACGACCCCCGGTACCGCATCAACCTGTCGGTGCCGCACGCGGCCGCCGAGGCCGACGTGCCCCAAAAGCGCCTCCGGGAGTTCCGCGGCGCTTTGCTGCACTTCCTGGATTTCACCCAAAAACAAAACTTCGCCAAACTGGCCAAAATCCAACGGGAACGGGCGGCGCTGCCCATCGCCCAGTACCGCGAGCGGCTGCTGCGCGCCGTGGCCGAGAgccaggtggtggtggtggccggCGACACGGGCTGCGGGAAGTCCACGCAGGTGCCGCAGTTCCTGCTGGCGGCCGGTTATAGCCACGTGGCTTGTAGCCAGCCGCGCCGCATCGCCTGCATCTCGCTGGCCAAGCGGGTGGGCTACGAGAGCCTGAACCAGTACGGGGACGAG gtGGGCTACCAGATCCGCTTCGAGAGCCGCCGCTCGCCGGCCACGCGGGTGCTCTTCCTGACCGAGGGGGTGCTGCTGCGGCAGGCGCAGCGCGACCCGGCGCTGCCGGGCTACCGGGTGCTCATCGCCGACGAGGTGCACGAGCGGCACCTGCACGGCGACGTCCTGCTGGGGCTCCTGCGGCGCctcctgcccgcccgccccgacCTCAAGCTCATCCTCATGTCGGCCACCATCAACATCCGCCTCTTCGCCCGCTACTTCGGCGACGCCCCGGTGCTGCAGGTCCCGGGGAGGCTCTTCCCCATCTCG GTCGTGTACCGGCCGGTGccgcgggaggaggcggcggcggggccgcgggagcGCCTGGACCCGCTGCCCTACCTGCGGGTGCTGGAGGCCATCGACCGCGCGCACGCGCCGCAGGAGCGCGGGGACCTGCTGGTGTTCCTCAGCGGCGTGGCCGAGATCGGCGCCGTGCAGGAGGCGGCGCAGGCCTACGCCGCGCGCACCCAGCGCTGGGTCGTGCTGCCGCTGCACAGCACCCTCTCCCTCGCCGAGCAGGATAAG GTGTTCGACGTGGCCCCTCCCGGCGTCCGTAAGTGCATCCTGGCCACCAACATCGCCGAGACCTCGGTGACGATCGACGGCGTCCGCTTCGTCCTGGATTCGG GGAAGGTGAAGGAGATGAGCTACGACCCCCAGGGCAAGCTGCAGCGCCTGCAGGAGTTCTGGATCAGCCGGGCCAGCGCCGAGCAGCGCAAGGGACGCGCCGGCAGGACGGGCCCTGGTGTTTGCTACCGGCTTTACGCCGAATCCGACTACGACGCCTTTGCCCCCTACCCCGTGCCGGAGATCCAGCGCGTGGCGCTCGACGCTCTGGTGCTGCAG TTGAAGAGCATGAAGCTGGGCGACCCCCGAGATTTCCCCTTCCTGGAGCCTCCTCCCGCCTCGAGCCTGGAGACGGCCCTGCGCTACCTGCAGGACCAGGGAGCCCTGGACGAGGCCGAAGACCTGACGCCCATCGGGACCCTTCTGGCCCAGCTGCCGGTGGACGTGGTGGTCG GCAAGATGCTGATCCTGGGAGCCCTTTTCGGCCTGGCCGAGCCCACCCTGAGCGTGGCGGCCACGCTGAGCGTCCCGTCTCCCTTCCTGCGCCCCGCCCACCCCAACCCCGACggcgccgcggcccggcggcCCCTCGAGAGCCCCCACGGCGACGCCCTGACGCTGCTCAACGTCTTCAACGAGTGGGTGCAG GTGAAATCGGAACGAAGCGGCAACTCCCGGAAATGGTGTCGGCGACGGGGGCTGGAGGAGCATCGGCTTTACGAAGCCGCCAACCTGCGGCGGCAGTTTCAG GAGCTTCTTCGAGAGCAACAGCTGCTGGAGGAAACCTCGGGCGCTCCCAGCGACAGCTACAGCCGGCAGAGCCGGCACCGGGAGCGCCGCGAGCTGCGCCGGCTCTGGCGATCCCACGCCCAGAGCGAGGGGCGGAAGCGCAAAGTGCTGCGGCTGCGGGACGGGGCGGCCCCTTcctccgaggaggaggaggatggtggcTCCTGCGGGCAGGGCGAGCGCGCCATCGATATCCAG GACGTCAAGTTCAAGTTGCGGCACGACGTGGGGGAGCTGCAGGCCGCGTCCAGCTCGACGCTCTCCTCCTCGCAGCTCACCCTGCTCAAGCTGGTGCTGTGCCGGGGGCTCTACCCGCAGCTGGCTCTGCCCGACCCGCTCAACAGCGGCCGCCGGGACTCCGATCAG ATTTTTCACACCAAAACCAAGCAGGGCGTCGTGCTTCATCCCACCTCCGTCTTCGCTACCAGCCCGGAGCTGCTCCACGCCGAGGAGGCACCGGAACGCGGCGACACCAAAG cccccgcagAGGGGCTGAGCCACCACCACCAGCTCCTCGCTTTCGTCTCGCTGCTGGAGACCAACAAACCCTACCTGGTGAACTGCGTCCGCGTGCCGGCGCTGCAG GCTCTCCTGCTCTTCTCCCGCTCGCTGGACACCAGCGCGGACTGCGCCCGGCTGGTGGCCGACGGTTGGCTGGAGGTCACCGTCCCCGACGCCGACTCGGCCCTTCGCCTGCTCTCGGCCGCGCTGCAGCTTCGCTCCGCCTGGGAAAAACTCCTGCACCAGCTGCTGGAATATCGGGGGGAGGAACCGGGGCACCACCGGCCCAGCCCCCGGGACGTGGCCGCGCTCACCCGGGGGCTGCTGGAGTTCCTGCGGACGGAG GTGCCGTATCGCCTGCGCCAGCTCAGCGCCCTGGAGAAACAGCACCTCTACATCGGCCCCCAAACCGTggccgccgctccccggctcCCGGGGCTCTTCCAGGGGACGGAGCTGAAGCCGGACGAGGTGAAAGGTGGCCACAGGGTGACGGATTTTCTCACCTACAACTGCCTGGCT ACGGACACGGATCTCTACAGCGAGTGCCTGCGCAGCTTCTGGACGTGTCCCCACTGTCACCTCCACATGCCCTTCACCCCCCTCGAGCGGGTCTGCCACGAAAGCGCCTGCCGGCCCCACGAGG cccccccggctgAAGCCCCCGAGAGCCCGTCGCGGGGCTCGGCGCTGCACAGGTCCTACCGCTGCGACGTCTGCCAGCGGGATTTCACCTTCACCCCCACGGAAATCCTGCGGCACAAGAAGCAGCACCGGTGA